Proteins from a genomic interval of Salinarchaeum sp. Harcht-Bsk1:
- a CDS encoding NAD(P)/FAD-dependent oxidoreductase, whose amino-acid sequence MDRYDVAIVGGGPAGAAAAYEAASRGAEAVVLEKGVPRADRDGLGPDSTDAAGMLDYWIEIMGIDPDELPDDVILQELSGTEFEGPTESLRLERTGMEADYPHFGYTFQRARMDDWLIERAEDAGAEYRVEASVTGVDSDLTGDPEHTVSLRNGEEIQADRLVLSDGPQRQVTNRVLDPLLPDGQDITDYVGTTKANHIAYQEHREFPEDAIEKDMLRFWWGAMPGETAYPWVFPNDGTVARVGLTMPIGLDIDDFPNQEEYLLLDADDDSIPSGSEYIERLLERAYPEYDLEDFPLVEDRGKRDGTETYAISSTRPIDSPTGAGIAIAGGAMGTTSAFHEGGYHVAVRSGAIAGELAATRRLEAYNEAWKEAIGDEILRNVSFADIVADYEPADWDRAFSTARKLMQREGSLIGFSPRAGFSGLKLFAQYWWTKRKFRDGGYVQLHEDEFEV is encoded by the coding sequence ATGGACCGGTACGACGTGGCGATCGTCGGTGGGGGACCGGCGGGCGCCGCAGCAGCCTACGAGGCCGCCAGCCGGGGCGCCGAAGCGGTCGTCCTGGAGAAGGGCGTTCCGCGCGCCGACCGCGATGGGCTGGGGCCGGACTCGACGGACGCCGCGGGCATGCTCGACTACTGGATCGAGATCATGGGCATCGACCCCGACGAGCTCCCCGACGACGTCATCTTGCAGGAGCTCTCGGGCACGGAGTTCGAGGGGCCCACCGAATCGCTCCGCCTCGAACGCACCGGCATGGAGGCCGACTACCCGCACTTCGGGTACACCTTCCAGCGTGCCCGGATGGACGACTGGCTCATCGAGCGCGCGGAGGACGCTGGCGCGGAGTACCGCGTCGAGGCGAGCGTGACCGGCGTGGACTCCGATCTGACGGGCGATCCCGAGCACACCGTCTCGTTGCGTAACGGCGAGGAGATCCAGGCTGACCGCCTCGTCCTCTCCGACGGCCCGCAGCGCCAGGTCACGAATCGCGTACTCGATCCGCTCCTCCCCGACGGGCAGGACATTACGGACTACGTCGGCACCACGAAAGCGAACCACATCGCCTACCAGGAGCACCGCGAGTTCCCCGAGGACGCGATCGAGAAAGACATGTTGCGGTTCTGGTGGGGCGCGATGCCCGGCGAGACGGCGTACCCGTGGGTCTTTCCCAACGACGGCACCGTCGCCCGCGTCGGGCTGACGATGCCGATCGGGCTCGACATCGACGACTTTCCGAACCAGGAGGAGTACCTCCTGCTCGACGCCGATGACGACTCGATTCCGTCGGGCTCGGAGTACATCGAGCGCCTGCTCGAACGCGCTTACCCCGAGTACGATCTCGAGGACTTCCCGCTCGTGGAGGACCGCGGGAAGCGCGACGGCACCGAGACCTACGCCATCTCCTCGACGCGCCCGATCGACTCGCCGACGGGCGCGGGAATCGCCATCGCGGGCGGTGCGATGGGCACGACCTCCGCCTTCCACGAGGGCGGGTATCACGTCGCCGTGCGCTCGGGCGCCATCGCGGGCGAACTCGCCGCCACCCGCCGGCTCGAAGCCTACAACGAGGCCTGGAAAGAGGCCATCGGGGACGAGATCCTCCGGAACGTCTCCTTCGCGGACATCGTCGCCGACTACGAGCCCGCGGACTGGGACCGCGCGTTCAGCACCGCTCGGAAACTCATGCAGCGGGAGGGCTCGCTGATTGGGTTCTCCCCGCGAGCGGGGTTCTCTGGCCTCAAACTCTTCGCGCAGTACTGGTGGACGAAGCGAAAATTCCGCGACGGCGGGTACGTGCAGCTCCACGAGGACGAGTTCGAGGTCTGA